Genomic segment of Lentisphaera araneosa HTCC2155:
TTAAGCGTTAATATCGTTGAATTGCGATTAACGCGTAAGGAGAGTGCCTGATGCCCAACTTCTCACCCATAATCCCCTTACCCATTCTGCTACTGGTATTCATTGCCTACCTGTGGACTTTGTGGGCGCTCTGGAAACAAGAAAAAGATAAACGTCCCGTTCATTTAATCTTCCGTCTAATCGCCACGCTACTCATTTTCTTTTGTGCTTTAAAACCTGCGTGGAAAGTGTCCCAAACCATTAGCTCAAAGCAAACCATCTATATTTTAGTGGACTCATCTCAGAGTATGGAAGTGAAGGATGAACTGCCATCTCGATATCAAAATGCGCTTAAACTTTTAGAAAATCACCGTGAACAAATTGATAAGCTTGAGCGCGTGAATGTCGAAGTTCGCTTCTTTGACCTCAAGCTTCACGAACTCCAACCCAAAGAGTTCGGCTCGGCCACTTCCATTTCCAATGCCCTCGCACAATGCCTTCAAGAAGACAATAAAATAAAAGCTTTTATGATTTTGAGTGATGGCCTTCAAAACCATGGTCAAGATCTGGAAAAAGTCATTTATAATATCAATCAATACGAAATCTCAGTCTATTTTGTCCCCTTTGGTAAAGAGCAGCTCAAGGGTGAGTTTTCAGATGTTTCCATCAGCCAAGTTCGAAGCCCCGAGTTTCTCCAGAAAAAACAAGACCTTAAACTCAAGTTCAAAACCGAACTCAAAGGGCTCAAGGGACAAACTCAAACTTACGAAATCATTCAAAATGATCGCGTTTTAGCTTCTTATTCACTCATCCCCAAAACTAATAACGCTATTGAAGAAGTAGAAATCATTATCCCCGCCAAAAAACTGAAAGCCAATTATAACCTCATTCAAGTCAAAGCTCAGGGACGTAAAAATGAAATCACTCCACTCGATAATGAGGCTAAACGTTTAATCTTCGTTCGAGAAGAAGGTTTGAAAATCTTATTGCTTGCATCAGCGCCCTCAGCCGATTATAAATTTTTGCGCCGAACTTTGGAAAGCAACCCTCATTTTACATTGACCAGTCCCTCACCCTTTTTACTGCAAAGTTCTAAGGCAACGGAATTCTGGTTAAGTACTGACTTAGCCGATTATGACCTCATTATCTTATGTCGTCCCAAGCCAAACTTCTTTCCAAAAGAGTTTTTTAATAAGCTCTACGAAACTTATACTTTGAATAAAAAGGGACTCTTGATTTTCAGTGGTGGAGACATCAATAAATACCTCGATCAAGATTTAGCTTTTGCCGATTCCCTGCCCGCACTACCCAGTTCATCCCAACTCGAGCAAGAAATCTTAGTTGACTCCATCAATCAAAATCACTTTGTGAGTAAAAACTTTAAAGATACCAACTTGAACGAACTTTCTCTATCTGGCCTTACTTATCCCAGCC
This window contains:
- a CDS encoding vWA domain-containing protein, translating into MPNFSPIIPLPILLLVFIAYLWTLWALWKQEKDKRPVHLIFRLIATLLIFFCALKPAWKVSQTISSKQTIYILVDSSQSMEVKDELPSRYQNALKLLENHREQIDKLERVNVEVRFFDLKLHELQPKEFGSATSISNALAQCLQEDNKIKAFMILSDGLQNHGQDLEKVIYNINQYEISVYFVPFGKEQLKGEFSDVSISQVRSPEFLQKKQDLKLKFKTELKGLKGQTQTYEIIQNDRVLASYSLIPKTNNAIEEVEIIIPAKKLKANYNLIQVKAQGRKNEITPLDNEAKRLIFVREEGLKILLLASAPSADYKFLRRTLESNPHFTLTSPSPFLLQSSKATEFWLSTDLADYDLIILCRPKPNFFPKEFFNKLYETYTLNKKGLLIFSGGDINKYLDQDLAFADSLPALPSSSQLEQEILVDSINQNHFVSKNFKDTNLNELSLSGLTYPSRENPGSQVILKSSLAPLILTRNWKLSRIGLIQTNALWQLNLNEKAEIYQDLMARLAYYLCSREDDLKDMLTVKSNKLNYSQDEKGFFTASLKNNEGAKVTKAQIKLMIGEKLHQMSPQELNYTHDQKFDQSGLIQFKAQSRLKDELIASLSAKIYVSSEHNELNDITTNIKLLRALSEKTNGSEIQRQKFSDWLTKMNQTGRVNSVSLQVKRTPLWDNFYILSLILFFFCLEWYWRKFR